The DNA region CACTGTGGCCCGACATGGTACAGCCAGAAGTTCGTTGGCAGGGCGCCGAGGTCGCGGGCGGGCGGAAAGGCAAAGGTCGCATCCTCGGCCGCGATAATCATATCGCACAGCAGCGCGACATCCGTGCCGCCGGCCAGGCAGTAGCCGTGCACCTGGGCGATGGTCGGCTTGTGCATGTCAAACAGGGCCATGCGGTAGCGCTGGGCGCGTTCGAGCTGCCAGGCGTCGTCGTCGATGCTGCGCGAGCCACGATAACGGTTTTCCTCGGACTCGACCCGCGACACGGCCAGATTGCTGTCGGCGCCGGACAGGTCATAGCCGGCCGAGAAGGCCCGACCGGCGCCGCGCAGGATGACGCAGTGGACGTCCTTGTTGTTATCGGCCTCCCACAGCGCCTCGTTCAGCTCGGCCTGGAGCTTGAGGGACAGGGCGTTGAGCTTTTCCGGGCGGTTGAAGGTGATACGCGCGCGGCCGCGCTCCACTTCGTACTCAATGCTCTCGAACTCACTCATCGGGTGTTCCTCCTCAGTACGGATAGTGTGGCGAATGGTGTGGCGGCTGGGGTCCTTCCCGCCAGGCCGCGATTGTCCTGTGTCGCTGCGGCTTTGTCAAACGGCGCCTGATTGACGGCGTGGGGGGACCCGGTTATGCCATAGGCAGGAGGATGCCATGGCGACAATCGATCTCTACGAGGCAATGCGGACCTTACGGGCAGTGCGGCGGCTGCGTCCCGACCCCATTCCCGATGACGTACTGTACCGGGTGCTGGAAGCCGCCACCTGGGCGCCGACCGGCGGCAACCGCCAGGCCTGGCGGATTATTGTGGTCAAGGATGCGGCCCGCAAACAGCGTCTGGGCGAGTTGTACAAAAAAATCACCATCCCCTACACCCAGTCCTACCTGAAACAGTTTGCCGACCAGCCCGAGGAGGAACGGGCCAAGGCCGGCCGGGTGATGCGCGCCAGCACCTATCTGGCCGAGCACTTCGGCGAATCGCCGGTGCTGCTGGTCGTGTGTTTCAACCCCGAGGGGCTGGCGGTGACCGACGCCAAGCTGGACCGCTTATCGGTCGTCGGCGGCGGCTCGATCTACACCGCAGTCGAGAACCTGCTGCTGGCCTGCCGGGCCGAGGGGCTGGGCTGTGTGCTGACCACCCTGCTGTGCATGGCGGAACCCGAGGTGCGCGAGCTGCTGGCCATCCCCGATCCGTGGGGGACCGCCGCCGTGGTGCCGGTTGGCTATCCGGTGCTGCGCGGTCACGGCCCGATCTCGCGCCGGCCGGTTGAGGAGCTGGCGTTCGCCGACGCGTGGGGCACGCCGTTCTCCACAACCTGAGCCGATCGTCTTCCGTCACACTGATAGGGAAACACGCTATGAAGTTCGATACCGTCATTGCCGCCAACAATTTTCTCGATATCGGCAACTTTGCCCGCTGGGCCGAGGACATCGGCCATGACGGGCTGTGGTCGATTGAGACCGCCCACGAGCCGTTCATGCCGCTGGCGATTGCCAGCACCGTCACCCAGCGGGTCAGCCTGGGCACGGCGATTGCCGTGGCCTTTCCGCGCAATCCGACCGTGCTGGCCCATACCTGCTGGGATCTGCAGGCCAACTCCCAGGGGCGCTTCATTCTGGGCCTGGGCACCCAGGTCAAGGGCCACAACGAACGCCGCTTTGGCGTCCCGTTTGTCTCGCCGGTCAAGAAGCTGCGCGAGATGATTCTGGCCATCCGGGCGGTGTGGGACTGCTGGCAGAACGGCACCCGCCTGCGCTTTGAGGGCGAGTTTTACCGGCTGAGCATGATGACGCCGTTTTTCAGCCCGTCGAAAATCGCCCAGCCGCAGGTTCCCATCTACGTGGCCGGGGTGAATCGCCGGATTGCCGAGATGGCCGGCGAGGTGTGCGACGGCTTTCATGTCCACCCGCTCAACTCGCCCCGCTTCCTGCGCGAGTCGCTCATCCCGGCTCTTGAGGCCGGGGCTCGGCGCGCCGGCCGCTCGCGGGCGGATCTGACGCTGTCCACCCAGGCCCTGGTCGCCACCGGTGACAGCACGCGGGCAATTGCCGAGCAGCGCGAGGAGATTCGGCGCCAGATCGGCTTCTACGCCTCGACCCGCACCTATGCGCCGGTGCTGGCCACCCACGGCTGGGCCGAGCTGAGCGGCACGCTGAACGCCAAGGCTGCGGCCGGAGACTGGGACGGCATGGCCCGCGAGGTGACCGACGAGATGCTGGATGAGTTCTGCATCAGCGGCCCGCTGGACGAGATCGGCGCCCAGCTGCGGACGCGCTACGACGGGCTGCTGGACCGGGTCAGCCTGTATTTTCCGTACCGGCCCGGCCAGAACGATGCCGGGCTGAAACGCATCGTCGCGGGTATCCACGCCTGAGCCCGCCACGCTCAGTCAGGCTCAGGAGCGGCGGGCTGCCGAGCGCCTGAGACGAGGAGGACGTCATGAGCACCTTTGAGTACGACACCGTTCTGAGCACGCTGGGCGATAAGGGGGTGCGGACCATCGCCCTGAACCGGCCCGAGCGTCTCAACGCCATGAACCGCAGCCTGATGGAGGACATCGCCCGCGCCTTTGCCGAGGCGAACGCCGACTCCGCCACCCGGGCGATCATCTTTACCGGCAGCGGCCGGGCCTTTTGCGCCGGCGATGATCGCAAGGATCATTTCCACCCGGAAAACCCGACCCAGGCGCGGGAGTTTGTCGATGCCATCCAGCACGCCACCCGGGAGATTGTGTTTGGCGATATCCCGGTGGTCGGCGCAATCAACGGCTGGGCGGTTGGCGGTGGGTTTGAGCTGGCGGTGAACTGCGATTTTCCCATTTGGGCGGCCAGCGCTCGGGGATTTTTCCCCGAGGTGTCGCTGAACGCCTTTGTGACCGGCGGGGTGACCTCGCTACTGCCGGCCCTGGTCGGGCTCAACAAGGCCCGCGAAATGCTGTTTCTCGGCGAGCAGTACGACGCCCCGACCCTGCTCGAACTGGGCGTGGCGTGGCGCGTCGTGCCGGATGAGAGCTTAATGGCCGAGGCGCAAGGCGTGGCTGAGAAGCTGAGTGAGCTGCCGCCGCTGGCGGTGCGGGCCATGAAGCGGGTGCTCAATCAAGGGGCGGCGCGGGATATCGCCGACGCCCTGCGGCTGGAGACCGAGGCTACGGTGGCCGGCTTTCTCGACCCGGAAACAACGGCCCGGCTCAGGGACTTCTGAAGAGGGACGAGTAAGCGCGTTGAAACTTGACAAGCCCCCGCATATCTTTGAACATGCGACGGCAAGAGGAGGACGCACGCTATGAGCGAGAACACATATCAGGGCAGCTGTTTTTGTGGCGCGGTGAAACTGGCCGTCAGCGGCGCGCCGGCTGCGATGGGTTACTGTCACTGTGAGTCGTGCCGCCACTGGTCGGCCGGCCCGGTCAACGCTTTCAGCCTGTGGGACCCCAAGGCGGTGGTCGTCACCCAGGGGGCCGACAAGCTGGGTAGCTATGCCAAGACCGATAACAGCCACCGCAAGTGGTGTACGGCGTGTGGCGGCCACGTCTTCACCGAGCACCCGGCTATGGGCCTGACCGATGTCTATGCGGCCGTCATCCCCGACCTGCCGTTTAAGCCGGCGGTGCACGTCTTCTACGGAGAAACCGTGCTGCGCATCCACGACGGCATCGTCAAACAGCAGGATGTGCCGGCCGAGATGGGCGGGTCTGGGGTTGAGCTGCCCGAATAGTGCCGTGCCGATCGCGGCCCGCGCAAGCGGCTTGACCGGCCGGCTCAATTCCCCGCAAACACAATGAAAGATCAAAAAAGGGAAAGATCAAAAAAGGAGGAAGGCTATGGCAAGTGCTGAACAGCAGGCTTCGACCAACGGGACGGTCGAGCAGTTTGACGTGATCGTCATCGGCGCCGGAGTGATAGGACTCTATCAGCTGTACCGTCTGCGCAAGATGGGGCTGTCGGTGCGGCTCTACGAGGATGGCAGCGGCGTGGGNNNNNNNNNNNNNNNNNNNNNNNNNNNNNNNNNNNNNNNNNNNNNNNNNNNNNNNNNNNNNNNNNNNNNNNNNNNNNNNNNNNGACTGGAAAGAGCATTTTTCGGGCCAGCCGGAGAACGAGCGCTACCTCAATTTTGTGGCCGACAAGTTCGACCTGC from Desulfurellaceae bacterium includes:
- a CDS encoding GFA family protein; the protein is MSENTYQGSCFCGAVKLAVSGAPAAMGYCHCESCRHWSAGPVNAFSLWDPKAVVVTQGADKLGSYAKTDNSHRKWCTACGGHVFTEHPAMGLTDVYAAVIPDLPFKPAVHVFYGETVLRIHDGIVKQQDVPAEMGGSGVELPE
- a CDS encoding TIGR03617 family F420-dependent LLM class oxidoreductase, which gives rise to MKFDTVIAANNFLDIGNFARWAEDIGHDGLWSIETAHEPFMPLAIASTVTQRVSLGTAIAVAFPRNPTVLAHTCWDLQANSQGRFILGLGTQVKGHNERRFGVPFVSPVKKLREMILAIRAVWDCWQNGTRLRFEGEFYRLSMMTPFFSPSKIAQPQVPIYVAGVNRRIAEMAGEVCDGFHVHPLNSPRFLRESLIPALEAGARRAGRSRADLTLSTQALVATGDSTRAIAEQREEIRRQIGFYASTRTYAPVLATHGWAELSGTLNAKAAAGDWDGMAREVTDEMLDEFCISGPLDEIGAQLRTRYDGLLDRVSLYFPYRPGQNDAGLKRIVAGIHA
- a CDS encoding NAD(P)-binding protein; translation: MASAEQQASTNGTVEQFDVIVIGAGVIGLYQLYRLRKMGLSVRLYEDGSGVG
- a CDS encoding nitroreductase family protein, translated to MATIDLYEAMRTLRAVRRLRPDPIPDDVLYRVLEAATWAPTGGNRQAWRIIVVKDAARKQRLGELYKKITIPYTQSYLKQFADQPEEERAKAGRVMRASTYLAEHFGESPVLLVVCFNPEGLAVTDAKLDRLSVVGGGSIYTAVENLLLACRAEGLGCVLTTLLCMAEPEVRELLAIPDPWGTAAVVPVGYPVLRGHGPISRRPVEELAFADAWGTPFSTT
- a CDS encoding crotonase/enoyl-CoA hydratase family protein; the protein is MSEFESIEYEVERGRARITFNRPEKLNALSLKLQAELNEALWEADNNKDVHCVILRGAGRAFSAGYDLSGADSNLAVSRVESEENRYRGSRSIDDDAWQLERAQRYRMALFDMHKPTIAQVHGYCLAGGTDVALLCDMIIAAEDATFAFPPARDLGALPTNFWLYHVGPQWAKRLMLTGDSITGVEAQEIGLVLKAVPAEQLAAEVEQLADRLCQIDPDLLSTNKRIINLGLELMGARTLQRLAAENDVRGHNTRAARDYIQSVKDKGLRETLRARDAKFGDGRARVRGPEIRDEKGRLIDS
- a CDS encoding enoyl-CoA hydratase/isomerase family protein → MSTFEYDTVLSTLGDKGVRTIALNRPERLNAMNRSLMEDIARAFAEANADSATRAIIFTGSGRAFCAGDDRKDHFHPENPTQAREFVDAIQHATREIVFGDIPVVGAINGWAVGGGFELAVNCDFPIWAASARGFFPEVSLNAFVTGGVTSLLPALVGLNKAREMLFLGEQYDAPTLLELGVAWRVVPDESLMAEAQGVAEKLSELPPLAVRAMKRVLNQGAARDIADALRLETEATVAGFLDPETTARLRDF